TagtatgggttagggttagcatAGTTCTTTATCTGCTGTGTTTTGGCACATTTGAGACAGTTATTGTTACATACTttcaatttgtatttatataattttgGGTTAAACTGCATGGCATGTAGCATCCGCTGAATGTGTGAGAATAACAGTAGAAATAAAGcctatatatttttgttgtctggATGCCTTAGCTTCATCATTTGTGAGTTAGGTAAGTGACACACTATCAAATAGTGACAAATACCAACCATAACACTAAGAAGATGTTTGTAGAGAATAATTGAAATTGATGCTCCCAGCATTCAGATCCTTAGGTAAAagtaccacactgtaaaaaaaatactttaactaCTACTTAAAGTCCTGCCTTCAAAAATGTAAGTAAACGTGTGTGAGTATGAGCAAATTGTATTTTAAGTATTCATTTTAGAAAGTAGTGATTGGGCAGTAAAATGTGCCCTGTCAGAGTTTTACTATGATGTTTCTGGTCTAATATGTATTTTGCATTTTAGTGCTGTAGATGTTAAAGGTGGTGCTAACTTCTTTTCTGTTGGGTTTAATCCATAGCAATTCATTATATTTAATAAGATGATCATATGTTTGTAGCGTCACTGTCCTGTGAAGTGCAAGTACATTGACTTTGTACTGTGAGTAAATGTAGTTAGTTACATTATAAtgctgtgttttctctttgcTGTTCAGCTCTGACTGGAAATGAAACCGGAGCACCAGGACCTCATCCTTCAGGCGTGTGGTGCTTCGTCCCTGCGTGTCGGTGCAAAGATCCAGACGCTGTGGAGCGGTTACGGGGAGATAGTCCGGCTGCACCTGGAGGGCTGCGAGCGGCCGTCAGTGGTCGTCAAACATGTCAAGTTTCCAGAGGAGGCAGAGCATCCCGGAGGCTGGAACACAGATCGCTCCCACATGCGTAAAGTGAGATCCTACCAGGTGGAGACACACTGGTACCAGAACTAttccaccaatcagagctgCCGGACCCCCGCCTGTCTGGCCGCCTGTTCCTATGGAGACGAGATGCTGATCGTGCTGGAGGATCTGGATGTGGCTGGTTATGATCAGAGAAGGTAGGACCACAGAACATGTTGAGTGAAAAGGACAGTCTGCAGTTCTGCAAGTAGGACAGAATGGGCAATTCATCCCCACCCGCCTTTTTTTGTGGGTGAAATTTTCAGatattttcataaatattttaattttgccATATTTCTATTAATTGACTTATGTGTTTAATTATATTTTCTGTAATTGTCATTCTCAAACATAATGGTCTAAAAACTATTTCAAGTTTCTTCACACTGCCAGGATACAATTCTAGTGGGGAAACACAAACtctctatatatttatatttttgcctAAAAACAGAACAATTTAAAATTGATCACAATCAGCCTTCAAAACCCActaagtgttgtgtgtgtgtaattgccATAGACTGTGTATAATAGCTAATTACTGAATGTAATCTcttctgtaatataatataataataattataaggGACGTGTTCTCAGTGTCCTCGAGGGTAGCTACAGCCCTGTGTAGGAATCAAAGTGGTTTTAAGCTTTGGTCTCATGTTTTAAAGGAGGAGACATTTATTCATGGCTTATTCAATGTGGATGCAAGTACcctaaaaaaaagatctgaaaatCAGCAGTTCAACCTTAAAGcaatttttacttttcaaattcAACGGGCTGCATGTGTAGGTCTGctgacctttttcaacataatccTACATAATGAAAAGATTTGTCAATTTCAAGACGTGTTTTCTAGGTATTTGGATGGAGAAGagtcagacatacagtacagtgtaaATAAATGTCATGCTGGATGAATAAGGTTGATTGTTTGTCTTTGAAGGACCAGCGTGAAGGACCGAGAAATAAAGGCTTGTCTCAGCTGGCTTGCACACTTCCATGCTCTCTTCCTGGGTGTGGCACCGGAGGGCCTGTGGCCCGTCGGCACCTACTGGCATCTGGAGACCCGGCCAGACGAGCTGGAGGCCATGGACCACGCAGAGCTCAAAGCAGCCGCCGCTGACATTGACAAGATACTCAACGAATGTCGCTTTAAGACCGTCGTTCACGGAGACGCCAAGTTAGCCAACTTCTGTTTTTCCCAGAGTGGACGGGATGTGGCGGCTGTAGACTTCCAGTATGTTGGAGGGGGCTGTGGGATGAAAgatgttgtgtattttttaggAAGCTGCATGGGGGAGAGGGAGTGTGAAAAGAGCGCACCAGGCCTGCTGGACTACTATTTCACAACATTAAATCAATCTGTGAAAAAAGATGTGGACTTTGCTGCCCTGGAGAAAGAGTGGAGGGAGATGTTTGCATTTGCCTGGACAGATTTCCATCGCTTTCTGCTGGGATGGATGCCTGGGCACGTGAAAATCAACCGGTACAGTAAACAGTTGACCAAGGAGGTTCTCCGCAAACTGAAACTGTAATCAGGGTTTAAAACCTTCAAACAACTATAGAACTGA
The Etheostoma spectabile isolate EspeVRDwgs_2016 chromosome 6, UIUC_Espe_1.0, whole genome shotgun sequence genome window above contains:
- the pkdc gene encoding uncharacterized protein pkdc, which translates into the protein MKPEHQDLILQACGASSLRVGAKIQTLWSGYGEIVRLHLEGCERPSVVVKHVKFPEEAEHPGGWNTDRSHMRKVRSYQVETHWYQNYSTNQSCRTPACLAACSYGDEMLIVLEDLDVAGYDQRRTSVKDREIKACLSWLAHFHALFLGVAPEGLWPVGTYWHLETRPDELEAMDHAELKAAAADIDKILNECRFKTVVHGDAKLANFCFSQSGRDVAAVDFQYVGGGCGMKDVVYFLGSCMGERECEKSAPGLLDYYFTTLNQSVKKDVDFAALEKEWREMFAFAWTDFHRFLLGWMPGHVKINRYSKQLTKEVLRKLKL